The following proteins come from a genomic window of Triticum aestivum cultivar Chinese Spring chromosome 6A, IWGSC CS RefSeq v2.1, whole genome shotgun sequence:
- the LOC123131885 gene encoding gamma-glutamylcyclotransferase 2-2 has product MVLWVFGYGSLIWNPGFDFDEKILGFIKGYKRTFNLACIDHRGTPQHPARTCTLESEDEAICWGIAYCVKGGLEKEREAMQYLERRECEYDQKISVDFYKDGNSLEPAVTDVLVFVSTPDPVGNKYYLGPAALEDMARQIATASGPNGYNRDYLFSMEKALSNISHEDESIIVLADEVRKVLSRSTEKKVTGSDMPLKSHTPVVHIPALPEGTVVVST; this is encoded by the exons ATGGTGCTGTGGGTATTCGGGTATGGGTCCCTGATCTGGAACCCCGGATTCGACTTCGACGAGAAGATCCTGGGATTCATCAAGGGCTACAAGCGAACGTTTAATCTCG CTTGCATTGACCATAGAGGCACACCACAGCATCCGGCCAGGACCTGCACCCTTGAATCCGAAGATGAAGCCATATGC TGGGGAATTGCTTATTGTGTCAAAGGTGGTCTAGAAAAAGAACGAGAAGCAATGCAG TACTTGGAGAGAAGAGAATGCGAGTATGACCAGAAGATCTCTGTGGATTTCTACAAG GATGGAAATTCTCTGGAACCAGCTGTGACGGATGTATTAGT TTTCGTATCCACTCCTGATCCTGTTGGCAACAAGTACTATCTTGGCCCTGCTGCTTTGGAGGATATGGCAAG GCAAATTGCTACAGCCAGCGGCCCTAATGGATATAATAGGGACTACCTATTCTCAATGGAGAAGGCACTGTCCAATATAA GCCATGAAGACGAGTCGATTATTGTGCTTGCGGATGAGGTGAGGAAGGTGCTGAGCAGGTCGACGGAGAAGAAGGTTACCGGCTCCGACATGCCATTAAAATCGCATACTCCCGTTGTGCACATCCCTGCTCTTCCTGAGGGCACCGTCGTGGTCTCAACATAG